One window of the Candidatus Chryseobacterium colombiense genome contains the following:
- a CDS encoding phosphoglycerate mutase family protein has translation MKKIILVRHAKSDWPEETEDFDRPLADKGLEDAMNMSRFLKSNNISIDYLVSSPAVRALNTCKIFNQTYNLNFNTDEKLYNPSERNFESVIYDLDNKHNSVAFFSHNNGISNFANSISEDIFHFPTCGVAGFEIDCDSWADFDGANKKLLFFYEPGKI, from the coding sequence ATGAAGAAAATCATACTCGTTAGACATGCGAAGAGCGACTGGCCGGAGGAAACCGAAGATTTTGACAGACCTTTGGCTGATAAAGGATTGGAAGACGCAATGAATATGTCAAGGTTTTTAAAATCCAATAATATATCTATAGACTATCTTGTTTCCAGCCCTGCTGTAAGAGCATTAAATACATGTAAGATTTTCAATCAGACCTACAATCTTAATTTTAATACTGATGAGAAATTGTATAATCCGTCGGAAAGAAATTTTGAGTCGGTGATTTATGATTTAGATAACAAACATAATTCAGTCGCTTTTTTTTCTCATAATAACGGAATTTCCAATTTTGCCAATTCAATTTCCGAAGATATTTTTCATTTTCCAACCTGTGGTGTAGCCGGTTTTGAAATAGATTGTGATTCCTGGGCCGATTTTGACGGAGCCAACAAAAAGCTTTTATTTTTTTATGAGCCCGGGAAGATTTAA
- the ruvX gene encoding Holliday junction resolvase RuvX: MGQILAIDYGKARCGIAATDDMQIIASGLDTVQTPVLIEFLKKYFNANRVDEVVVGLPVDLRGNISEVETDILKFIEVFQKEFPMIKVNRFDERFTSKMASFFISQSGKSKKQRQEKGLIDKVSATIILQNFLEQRTR; the protein is encoded by the coding sequence ATGGGACAAATCCTTGCAATAGACTATGGAAAGGCTCGTTGTGGTATTGCTGCAACGGATGATATGCAGATTATTGCGAGTGGTTTAGATACCGTTCAGACTCCTGTTTTGATTGAATTTTTGAAAAAATATTTTAACGCAAACAGAGTGGATGAAGTGGTAGTCGGACTTCCTGTAGATTTGAGAGGAAATATTTCCGAAGTGGAAACAGATATTTTAAAATTCATAGAAGTTTTTCAAAAAGAATTTCCAATGATAAAAGTTAACCGCTTCGATGAAAGATTTACATCCAAAATGGCTTCGTTTTTTATTTCCCAAAGTGGAAAAAGTAAAAAGCAAAGACAGGAAAAAGGATTAATAGATAAAGTAAGTGCAACCATCATATTGCAGAATTTTTTAGAACAAAGAACAAGATGA
- the def gene encoding peptide deformylase, giving the protein MILPIRAFGDPVLRKVGKDIDKDYPELQELIDNMFETMYSANGIGLAAPQIGLDIRLFVIDVTPLAEDEDYEDIKDELAEFKKVFINAKILEESGEEWKFNEGCLSIPDVREDVKRKSTILIEYYDENFVKHTETFSDIRARVIQHEYDHIEGTLFTDHLSALKKKLVKGKLTKITQGDVSINYKMRFPK; this is encoded by the coding sequence ATGATTTTACCGATAAGAGCCTTTGGGGATCCTGTTTTGAGAAAAGTAGGTAAGGATATAGATAAAGATTATCCCGAGTTACAAGAGTTGATAGATAACATGTTCGAAACCATGTACAGTGCCAACGGGATTGGTTTGGCTGCACCGCAGATCGGACTGGATATTCGTTTGTTTGTAATTGACGTTACTCCTTTGGCAGAAGATGAAGATTATGAAGATATTAAGGATGAACTGGCAGAATTCAAAAAAGTTTTTATCAATGCTAAAATTCTGGAAGAATCCGGCGAAGAATGGAAATTTAATGAAGGATGTCTTTCCATTCCTGATGTTAGAGAAGATGTAAAAAGAAAAAGTACTATTCTTATCGAATATTATGACGAAAATTTCGTTAAGCATACAGAAACTTTTTCCGATATTAGAGCCCGCGTAATTCAGCATGAGTATGATCATATAGAAGGAACATTGTTCACCGATCATTTAAGTGCTTTGAAGAAGAAGCTGGTAAAGGGGAAGCTTACAAAAATTACCCAGGGTGATGTAAGTATCAATTATAAAATGAGATTCCCTAAATAA
- a CDS encoding DUF5606 domain-containing protein, translating into MLLEKIISISGKPGLFKLVSQLRNGFIIEDVTTKKKVSIGNSSQVSLLDNIAMFTFDKEVPLFEVFENIAKNYDFKEAIPHKSSDAELKEFMTASLPNYDTERVYASDIKKLAQWYNILHKAGYITPESFVKAEPETLDGESAEEVSVEKEAPKKAAPKAEKPAAPKVKATSAAKAAPKSTHRKQG; encoded by the coding sequence ATGCTGTTAGAAAAAATAATTTCAATCTCTGGAAAACCAGGACTTTTCAAATTAGTTTCTCAATTAAGAAACGGATTCATTATTGAAGATGTTACCACTAAGAAAAAAGTGAGCATCGGTAACTCTAGCCAGGTAAGTTTGCTAGATAATATCGCCATGTTTACATTTGATAAAGAAGTTCCTTTGTTCGAAGTTTTTGAAAATATTGCTAAAAACTACGATTTTAAAGAAGCTATTCCTCACAAATCAAGCGATGCTGAATTGAAGGAATTCATGACGGCTTCTCTTCCGAACTATGATACGGAAAGAGTATATGCTTCTGATATCAAGAAATTGGCCCAGTGGTATAACATTCTTCATAAAGCAGGATATATCACTCCGGAAAGCTTTGTAAAAGCAGAACCTGAAACTTTAGACGGTGAGTCTGCAGAAGAAGTAAGCGTAGAAAAAGAAGCTCCTAAAAAAGCTGCTCCAAAAGCTGAAAAGCCAGCCGCTCCAAAAGTAAAAGCAACTTCAGCAGCTAAAGCCGCTCCGAAAAGCACACACAGAAAACAAGGATAA
- the mazG gene encoding nucleoside triphosphate pyrophosphohydrolase, with product MNTKQEKLEAFGRLLDIMDDLREKCPWDQKQTLQSLRHLTLEETYELSDAILQDDLQEIKKELGDVLLHLVFYAKIGSEKESFDIADVINSLNEKLIFRHPHIYGDVEVKDEEEVKQNWEKLKLKEGNKSILGGVPKSLPSLVKAYRIQDKVKGIGFEFHDAEDAWKKVDEEIQEFHEETDPDKKEQELGDVFFSLINYARISGINPDSALERTNLKFISRFQKMEILAAEEGLKLADMTLEEMDVLWEKAKLLQ from the coding sequence ATGAATACCAAACAGGAAAAACTGGAAGCTTTCGGAAGATTATTGGATATTATGGATGATTTGCGTGAAAAATGTCCGTGGGATCAGAAACAGACCTTACAATCACTTCGCCATTTAACTTTGGAAGAAACGTATGAACTTTCGGATGCTATTTTACAGGATGATCTGCAGGAGATTAAAAAAGAGCTTGGAGATGTTTTGCTGCATTTGGTTTTTTATGCTAAAATCGGTTCAGAGAAAGAAAGTTTTGATATTGCAGATGTCATTAATTCATTGAATGAAAAATTGATTTTCCGTCATCCTCATATTTACGGAGATGTGGAAGTGAAGGATGAAGAAGAAGTAAAACAGAACTGGGAGAAACTGAAACTGAAAGAAGGCAACAAATCTATTTTGGGAGGAGTGCCTAAAAGTCTTCCGAGTTTGGTAAAAGCGTACAGGATTCAGGATAAGGTAAAAGGAATAGGTTTTGAATTTCACGATGCGGAAGATGCCTGGAAAAAAGTGGACGAAGAAATTCAGGAGTTTCATGAGGAAACAGATCCTGATAAAAAAGAGCAGGAATTGGGAGATGTATTTTTCTCCTTGATCAATTATGCAAGAATTTCCGGCATCAATCCGGACTCTGCATTGGAAAGAACCAATTTAAAATTCATTTCTAGATTTCAGAAAATGGAAATCTTAGCTGCAGAAGAAGGCTTAAAACTTGCGGATATGACATTGGAAGAAATGGATGTTCTATGGGAAAAAGCTAAACTTTTGCAATAG
- a CDS encoding FUSC family protein, whose product MKVQKPIHHRFQYLLEFKETERKWHFPFLAALCIGSCLLIGYFLGKPNYGALSSLGALTILYFTSAPITQRMIHLVVCAFGIIFSFTISSFFSFNAYFAALSLGVVSFLAHFITSYFKIPPPGNFFFIMVAAMASTYKFDLELIPLRVGLVAMGAILSCSFAFLYSVFIEKSEMVVISRRSFNKRRYTKFVESTIIGFFMASTLIIGHLLKFENTYWISIAAVAIIQGRNFEHVRQRNTHRILGTFIGLGLAWLILLFDPEKIVMILIITVLQFIIELLVVRNYGFAVVFITPLTILLAETASEIHHDIENLMRARLIDTIIGSLIGLAAGFFLHHQQIINNLEKNIRFSYFQFKKLKK is encoded by the coding sequence ATGAAGGTACAAAAACCGATACATCACAGATTTCAATACCTGTTGGAATTCAAAGAAACGGAAAGGAAATGGCATTTTCCCTTTCTTGCAGCATTGTGTATAGGAAGCTGTCTTCTTATCGGATATTTTTTAGGAAAGCCAAATTACGGAGCGCTTTCAAGTTTGGGAGCACTAACGATTTTATATTTCACATCGGCTCCGATTACACAGAGAATGATCCATTTAGTGGTGTGCGCTTTCGGAATTATATTTTCATTTACCATAAGCTCATTTTTTAGCTTTAATGCTTATTTTGCAGCATTGTCATTGGGAGTTGTTTCGTTTTTGGCCCATTTTATTACATCATATTTTAAAATTCCTCCGCCGGGAAACTTTTTCTTCATTATGGTTGCCGCAATGGCAAGTACCTATAAATTTGATTTAGAATTAATTCCTCTCAGAGTGGGGCTCGTTGCAATGGGAGCTATTTTATCCTGTTCATTTGCCTTTTTATATTCTGTTTTTATCGAAAAAAGTGAGATGGTGGTCATTTCAAGAAGATCATTCAATAAGAGGAGGTATACCAAATTTGTGGAGAGTACTATTATTGGATTTTTCATGGCTTCGACTTTAATTATCGGACATCTTTTGAAATTTGAAAATACCTACTGGATTTCTATCGCAGCAGTGGCTATCATTCAGGGAAGGAATTTTGAACATGTCCGGCAGAGGAATACACACCGGATTTTAGGAACCTTCATCGGGCTTGGCCTGGCTTGGCTGATTCTTTTATTCGATCCTGAAAAGATTGTCATGATCTTGATCATCACAGTTTTGCAATTTATCATCGAGTTATTGGTCGTAAGGAATTACGGTTTTGCAGTAGTTTTTATTACTCCGTTAACGATTCTTCTAGCGGAAACGGCAAGTGAGATTCATCATGATATTGAAAATCTGATGCGCGCAAGACTTATTGATACCATTATTGGAAGTTTAATTGGTTTGGCAGCTGGATTTTTCCTTCATCATCAGCAGATTATTAATAACTTAGAGAAAAATATCCGGTTTTCTTATTTTCAATTTAAAAAACTAAAAAAATAG
- a CDS encoding metallophosphoesterase — protein MNLSFKTHLKNTSVVIRTVLSAGVLYSCATYNVKKGKNLSEIQHSDNKAENDFQIFLIGDAGNADEPQSQQTLNLLKSKLDSASKNSMLIFLGDNIYPSGMPKKSDENYALAKKKLETQLDITKNFQGKTLVIPGNHDWYSGLDGLKAQEELVKNYFNDKKAFLPKNSCPLDDISLTKDIKLIVIDTEWALANWDNYPGINKNCDIKTREDLFTDFKDLITKNQDKRIIVALHHPIISSGTHAGYNSVASHLFPLNTKIPLPGIASIINILRSSSGANPEDINNQHYADLANRLKSIVQDKENIIFVSGHDHNLQYHEERNIRQIVSGAGSKVDPATIGSRTDFSYGGSGFAILNIRKDESSDIEYFSTKNNTLKKLTHVQVIEKPQKFINNYPDSFPATVTSTIYPKKLTQKGPIYRWLWGEHYRKYYGMPIEAPTANLSTLDGGYTPFREGGGNQSNSLRLKTQDGQEFVMRGVKKSAVRFLNNMAFKKSTFGNELNNTFPDKFLLDFYTTNHPFTPFSVGNMAEKLNIPHSNPRLYYIPKQQALGEYNQNYGNEMYMIEERFSSDPKTLASLDNAKDLLSTDDVLKNLNKSYKYSIDKESYIRARIFDMLIGDWDRHSDQWKWAEYEDGKKVIYKPIPRDRDQAFSKYDGAAFKIIMNIPAIRHMKTFKEDIKNVKWMNMEPYPLDLIFLKGATQEDWIAQAKYIQEHLTDKNIDEAFTNIPKEVQDETLADIQRKLKIRKTKLQDYASQYYDVLQEKVPLAGTVNPDKFVITKNGNSVLVQQYKLDKNQENPELVFEKTYEDSKTKELWIYGLEDDDIYEVSGEGHPKMNIRLIGGYNHDTYTVANGSKVKIYDFKSQKNTYNGEGAKKISDDYDINTYNYKHPKYNFVAGYPNIDFNPDDGVIIGALVNYTVNNFIRDPFTQKHSLKANFYTATAGFNLAYKGIFKKAIAGWDFNIDALYSTPRFSENFFGLSNESEYDKENTDRKYNRARISKLNFAPSISKKSWMNLQHQFQLTFENNKVQRKGNRFVDVSPDVNQEVFSSQQFAGANYTFSYKNLDNTAFPTLGMEFVVNADWKTNLSNIEKSFLILNGSLSIDHRLDKRGNFVLANSTNAMWINNNNFEFYQAASIGGNNGMRAFRNDRFSGRSYFTNNSEIRWDFGRVRNPIVPANMGILIGYDIGRVWNDHEDSRKWHQSIGGGFWMSIVETFSARLNYFTGSDGGRISGGIGMTF, from the coding sequence ATGAATTTATCCTTTAAAACTCATTTAAAAAATACGTCCGTCGTCATAAGAACGGTATTATCCGCAGGAGTACTCTATTCCTGCGCAACATATAACGTAAAAAAGGGTAAAAACTTATCTGAAATACAACATTCTGACAACAAAGCTGAAAATGATTTCCAGATTTTTCTCATAGGTGATGCCGGTAATGCGGATGAACCACAATCTCAGCAAACCTTAAACCTGCTTAAATCCAAGCTTGACTCCGCCAGTAAAAATTCTATGCTGATTTTTTTAGGAGACAATATCTATCCTAGCGGAATGCCGAAAAAATCTGATGAAAATTATGCTTTGGCAAAGAAAAAACTGGAAACCCAACTGGATATCACCAAAAACTTTCAGGGAAAAACACTGGTAATTCCGGGAAATCATGACTGGTACAGCGGACTGGATGGCTTAAAAGCTCAGGAAGAATTGGTGAAAAATTATTTTAATGATAAAAAAGCTTTCTTGCCAAAAAACTCGTGCCCGCTTGATGATATCAGCTTAACGAAAGATATTAAATTAATTGTAATCGATACAGAATGGGCATTGGCAAACTGGGATAATTATCCGGGTATCAATAAAAATTGTGACATTAAAACCCGTGAAGACCTCTTCACCGACTTTAAAGACCTGATTACTAAAAATCAGGATAAGAGAATTATTGTTGCACTCCATCATCCCATTATCAGTAGCGGAACTCATGCAGGATACAATTCTGTGGCTTCTCATCTTTTTCCTTTAAACACGAAGATTCCTCTTCCCGGAATTGCAAGCATTATCAATATTTTAAGAAGTTCTTCAGGAGCAAACCCGGAAGATATAAACAATCAACACTACGCTGATTTAGCCAACCGGTTAAAAAGTATTGTTCAGGATAAAGAAAATATTATTTTTGTTTCCGGGCATGATCATAATCTTCAATATCATGAAGAAAGAAACATCAGACAAATTGTAAGTGGAGCTGGTTCAAAAGTAGATCCTGCAACCATTGGCTCAAGGACAGATTTTTCCTACGGAGGAAGCGGCTTTGCCATATTGAACATCAGAAAAGATGAGAGTTCGGATATTGAATATTTTTCAACAAAAAACAATACTCTAAAAAAGCTTACCCATGTTCAGGTTATTGAAAAACCTCAAAAATTTATCAATAATTATCCCGATTCTTTTCCAGCCACTGTTACTTCCACTATTTATCCTAAAAAATTAACACAGAAAGGACCGATTTACAGATGGCTTTGGGGGGAACATTACAGAAAATATTACGGAATGCCGATTGAAGCTCCTACCGCCAATCTTTCGACACTTGACGGAGGCTATACCCCTTTCAGAGAAGGCGGCGGAAACCAGTCGAATAGTTTACGCCTTAAAACTCAGGACGGACAGGAATTTGTCATGAGGGGAGTCAAAAAAAGCGCAGTCCGTTTTCTGAACAATATGGCCTTTAAGAAAAGTACTTTCGGAAACGAGCTTAATAATACTTTCCCGGATAAATTCTTACTGGATTTTTATACGACCAATCATCCATTCACCCCTTTTTCTGTGGGGAATATGGCCGAAAAACTTAATATACCTCATTCCAATCCAAGATTATATTACATTCCTAAGCAACAGGCTTTAGGTGAATATAATCAGAACTATGGCAACGAAATGTATATGATTGAAGAGCGTTTTTCTTCAGATCCGAAAACATTGGCTTCTCTGGATAATGCAAAAGACCTTCTTTCTACCGATGATGTTTTAAAGAACTTAAATAAAAGTTATAAATATTCGATTGATAAGGAATCTTATATCAGAGCAAGAATCTTCGATATGCTGATTGGTGACTGGGACAGACATTCTGATCAATGGAAATGGGCAGAATATGAGGATGGCAAGAAGGTTATTTACAAGCCGATTCCACGAGACCGGGATCAGGCTTTCAGTAAATATGACGGAGCTGCTTTCAAGATTATTATGAATATTCCGGCTATCCGACATATGAAAACGTTTAAAGAGGATATTAAAAATGTAAAATGGATGAATATGGAACCTTATCCGTTAGATTTAATATTCTTAAAAGGAGCGACTCAGGAAGACTGGATTGCACAGGCAAAATATATTCAGGAACATCTTACGGATAAAAATATCGATGAAGCATTTACCAATATTCCTAAAGAAGTACAGGATGAAACACTTGCTGATATACAGCGAAAGTTAAAAATCAGAAAAACAAAACTTCAGGATTACGCTTCCCAATATTATGATGTTTTACAGGAAAAAGTACCGTTAGCCGGAACTGTAAATCCTGACAAATTTGTCATTACCAAGAACGGAAATTCCGTTCTTGTACAGCAGTATAAGCTTGATAAAAACCAGGAAAACCCTGAACTTGTTTTTGAGAAGACCTATGAGGATTCCAAAACCAAGGAACTCTGGATTTACGGACTGGAAGACGATGATATTTATGAGGTTTCCGGGGAAGGCCATCCAAAAATGAATATCAGATTAATCGGAGGCTATAATCATGACACTTATACCGTTGCCAACGGAAGTAAAGTAAAAATCTATGATTTTAAATCACAGAAAAATACATACAACGGTGAAGGAGCCAAAAAGATTTCGGATGATTATGATATCAATACCTACAATTACAAGCATCCGAAATATAATTTTGTAGCCGGTTATCCTAATATAGACTTTAATCCTGATGATGGCGTTATCATTGGTGCATTAGTCAATTATACCGTCAATAACTTCATTCGTGATCCTTTTACACAAAAGCACAGCTTAAAAGCTAATTTTTACACTGCTACAGCTGGCTTTAATCTTGCATATAAAGGAATATTCAAAAAAGCAATCGCAGGATGGGATTTTAATATTGATGCATTGTACAGCACTCCCCGATTTTCTGAAAACTTTTTCGGATTATCCAATGAAAGTGAATACGATAAAGAAAACACAGACCGAAAATACAACAGAGCAAGAATATCAAAGTTAAACTTTGCACCGTCTATTTCTAAGAAAAGCTGGATGAATCTGCAACATCAGTTTCAGCTTACGTTTGAAAACAATAAAGTACAAAGAAAAGGGAATCGTTTTGTAGACGTTTCTCCGGATGTAAACCAAGAGGTATTCAGCAGTCAGCAATTTGCCGGAGCGAATTATACTTTCAGCTACAAAAATTTAGACAATACCGCTTTTCCTACTTTAGGAATGGAGTTTGTTGTAAATGCAGACTGGAAAACCAACCTATCAAATATTGAAAAAAGTTTCCTTATTCTCAACGGTTCGCTTTCTATCGACCACCGACTTGATAAAAGAGGAAACTTTGTATTGGCGAATTCTACCAACGCCATGTGGATCAATAATAACAATTTTGAATTCTACCAGGCAGCAAGCATTGGAGGTAACAACGGAATGAGAGCTTTCAGAAATGACAGGTTTTCAGGAAGATCTTATTTTACCAATAACTCTGAAATCCGATGGGATTTCGGAAGGGTAAGAAATCCTATTGTTCCTGCAAACATGGGAATTCTGATAGGGTATGATATCGGTAGAGTCTGGAATGATCATGAAGATTCAAGAAAATGGCATCAGTCTATTGGTGGTGGTTTCTGGATGAGCATTGTAGAAACATTCTCGGCAAGATTGAATTATTTTACAGGTTCCGATGGCGGAAGAATCTCCGGAGGAATAGGAATGACGTTTTAA
- a CDS encoding DUF5706 domain-containing protein: MSILQKAKDYVEILFKDKLSSVYFYHNFIHTTYTVNKAEEILKHTPVSEEDQEKVLLALWFHDTGYIECAQNHEEKGVEIMKDFLKKENYPENGIEDIAKLILATKITYEPQNLLEQIVKDSDCSHFASHDYNDISDALRKEWELTNVRCFSNDEWNAGNLEMLKNKHKFYTEYAKMAWQPLKEKNIKKIEKKLEKEDEKESKKENSGNKKEKEPKSDRSVDTLFRVTLSNHTRLSDIADSKANILLSVNAIIISVCLSVLVPKLDAPKNSHLIIPSFILLLSAVLTIIFAILSTKPNVTQAKFTLQDVADRKVNLLFFGNFNRMIFDDYQNAMNVLIKDRDYIYDSMVKDLYYLGKVLDRKYRLLSITYKIFMAGIIISVLSFGYAFLTL, translated from the coding sequence ATGAGCATTTTACAAAAAGCCAAAGATTATGTTGAAATCTTATTCAAAGATAAGTTATCTTCGGTATACTTTTATCATAATTTTATTCATACTACTTACACAGTAAACAAGGCTGAAGAAATCTTGAAGCATACACCGGTTTCTGAAGAAGATCAGGAGAAAGTGCTGCTTGCTCTTTGGTTTCATGATACAGGGTACATAGAATGTGCGCAGAACCATGAAGAAAAAGGCGTTGAAATCATGAAAGATTTTTTGAAAAAAGAAAATTATCCTGAAAACGGGATCGAAGATATTGCCAAGCTTATTTTAGCTACTAAAATTACTTATGAGCCCCAGAATCTGCTGGAACAGATTGTAAAAGATTCGGATTGCAGCCATTTTGCGAGCCATGATTATAATGATATTTCTGATGCGCTCAGAAAAGAATGGGAGCTTACCAATGTGAGATGCTTTTCCAATGATGAATGGAATGCCGGAAATCTGGAAATGCTTAAAAATAAACATAAATTTTACACAGAGTATGCCAAAATGGCGTGGCAGCCTTTAAAGGAGAAGAATATCAAGAAAATTGAGAAAAAGTTGGAAAAAGAAGATGAAAAGGAAAGCAAAAAAGAAAATTCAGGGAATAAAAAAGAAAAGGAGCCAAAATCTGACCGAAGTGTGGATACTTTGTTCAGAGTAACGCTGAGTAATCATACGAGATTAAGTGATATTGCGGATAGTAAAGCCAATATTTTGTTATCTGTAAATGCTATTATCATTTCGGTTTGTCTTTCTGTTTTGGTTCCCAAACTGGATGCTCCAAAGAATTCACATTTGATTATTCCGAGCTTTATTCTTTTGTTATCCGCGGTTTTAACGATCATATTTGCGATTTTATCTACAAAACCTAATGTTACACAGGCTAAATTTACCTTACAGGACGTTGCCGACCGAAAAGTAAATCTTTTGTTCTTTGGTAATTTTAACAGGATGATTTTTGACGATTATCAGAACGCGATGAATGTATTGATCAAAGATCGTGATTATATCTACGATTCGATGGTAAAAGATTTATATTATCTTGGGAAAGTGCTTGACAGAAAGTACAGGCTTTTGTCTATAACCTATAAAATTTTTATGGCAGGAATCATCATTTCTGTATTGTCTTTCGGATATGCCTTTCTTACGCTGTAG